From the genome of Gracilimonas sp., one region includes:
- the fbp gene encoding class 1 fructose-bisphosphatase, which translates to MKDLVTLEEYIIRAQNKFPGATGELSQLLRDIGLAAKIISREVNKAGITNILGYEDSENVHGESQKKLDLFANEQLISALSRSNITCMVISEENEGVVRLSGEAGKYIVYMDPLDGSSNIDVSVSIGSIFSVYMRPESKKKLAEGDALQSGEKQVAAGYVLYGSSTVLAYTTGLGVRIFTLDPSIGEFILSHEDVKIPEYGNIYSADEGSYNFWDPGLKQYVKYCQEIDPDTGRPYKARYVGCMAADVHRTLLQGGIFMYPDSSKYPNGKLRLMYECNPLSFIIEQAGGLAIDGSRRIMEIQPASLHECTPIYIGSRKNVEKLREFFVEFNTANSSR; encoded by the coding sequence ATGAAAGATTTAGTAACACTTGAAGAATATATTATCCGCGCTCAAAATAAATTTCCGGGTGCTACCGGGGAGTTATCTCAATTGCTTAGAGATATTGGGCTTGCTGCAAAGATCATTTCAAGGGAAGTGAATAAAGCCGGTATTACAAATATTCTTGGATACGAAGACTCGGAAAATGTTCATGGAGAAAGCCAAAAGAAACTAGACCTATTTGCAAATGAACAGCTCATTTCCGCTCTAAGCCGTTCAAATATTACCTGTATGGTAATTTCTGAAGAAAATGAGGGGGTTGTCCGCCTAAGCGGAGAAGCAGGTAAATACATTGTGTATATGGACCCATTGGATGGTTCATCAAATATAGATGTAAGTGTTTCTATAGGAAGTATCTTTTCCGTTTATATGCGACCCGAAAGCAAGAAAAAGCTGGCGGAAGGAGATGCCCTTCAGTCTGGAGAAAAACAAGTAGCCGCTGGATATGTCCTTTATGGATCGAGTACGGTGCTTGCTTATACAACAGGTTTGGGTGTCCGTATTTTTACTCTTGATCCCAGTATCGGAGAATTCATCCTCAGTCATGAAGACGTAAAGATCCCTGAGTATGGAAATATTTACAGCGCAGATGAAGGGAGCTACAACTTTTGGGATCCGGGCTTAAAGCAATATGTAAAGTACTGCCAAGAAATTGATCCAGACACCGGACGACCGTATAAAGCGCGGTATGTTGGATGTATGGCAGCAGATGTGCACCGCACCTTACTGCAGGGAGGTATTTTTATGTATCCTGATAGTTCAAAATATCCAAATGGAAAGCTTCGCCTAATGTATGAGTGTAATCCTCTGAGCTTTATTATAGAGCAGGCAGGTGGATTGGCAATAGATGGGAGCAGGCGCATTATGGAAATACAGCCTGCTTCATTACATGAGTGTACGCCAATTTATATTGGTTCCAGAAAGAACGTAGAGAAACTTCGGGAATTCTTTGTTGAATTTAATACTGCTAATTCCTCCAGGTAA